Part of the Rhizobium sp. WYJ-E13 genome is shown below.
GAGCGACGCCGCCGCCCGGTACGATACCTTCCTGAACAGCAGCGCGCGTCGCGTTAAGGGCGTCGTCGATGCGGTCCTTCTTTTCCTTCACTTCGACTTCCGTCGAACCGCCGACGCGGATGACGGCAACACCGCCAGCGAGCTTGGCAAGACGTTCCTGCAGCTTTTCACGGTCGTAGTCGGAGGTGGTTTCTTCGATCTGGGCCTTGATCTGGGCAACACGGCCTTCGATGTCGGACTTGGCGCCAGCGCCGTCGACGATCGTGGTGTTTTCCTTGGAGATCGAAACCTTCTTGGTGCGGCCGAGCATGTCGAGGGTAACAGACTCGAGCTTGATGCCGAGGTCTTCGGAGATGACAGTGCCGCCCGTGAGGATAGCGATGTCTTCCAGCATGGCCTTGCGGCGGTCGCCGAAGCCCGGAGCCTTGACAGCAGCAATCTTCAGGCCGCCACGCAGCTTGTTGACGACGAGGGTCGCAAGAGCTTCGCCTTCGACGTCTTCAGCGATGATGAGGAGCGGCTTGCCGGTTTGAACGACAGCTTCGAGAACCGGGAGCATGGACTGCAGGTTCGAGAGCTTCTTTTCGTGCAGGAGGATGAAGGCGTCTTCGAGATCAGCAACCATCTTTTCCGGGTTGGTGACGAAGTAGGGGCTCAGGTAGCCGCGGTCGAACTGCATGCCTTCGACGACTTCGAGTTCGGTTTCAGCGGTCTTGGCTTCTTCGACGGTGATAACGCCTTCGTTGCCGACCTTCTGCATTGCTTCAGCAATGTCGAGACCGATCTGCTTTTCGCCGTTTGCGGAGATCGTGCCGACCTGGGCAACTTCTTCCGACGTGTTGATCTTCTTGGCCTTGGCCTGGAGATCCTTGACGACTTCAGCAACAGCGAGGTCGATACCGCGCTTCAGGTCCATCGGGTTCATACCGGCAGCAACTGCCTTTGCGCCTTCGCGAACGATGGCCTGTGCGAGAACCGTTGCAGTCGTGGTGCCGTCGCCGGCGACGTCGTTGGTCTTCGAAGCAACTTCGCGGACCATCTGGGCGCCCATGTTTTCGAACTTGTCTTCGAGTTCGATTTCCTTGGCGACCGAAACACCGTCCTTGGTGATGCGCGGAGCGCCGAAGGACTTGTCGATAACGACGTTGCGGCCCTTGGGACCGAGGGTGACCTTCACTGCGTCAGCGAGGACATCGACGCCACGCAGCATCTTTTCGCGCGCGCCGCGGCCGAATTTTACTTCTTTAGCTGCCATTTTGAGAACTCCTGAAAA
Proteins encoded:
- the groL gene encoding chaperonin GroEL (60 kDa chaperone family; promotes refolding of misfolded polypeptides especially under stressful conditions; forms two stacked rings of heptamers to form a barrel-shaped 14mer; ends can be capped by GroES; misfolded proteins enter the barrel where they are refolded when GroES binds), encoding MAAKEVKFGRGAREKMLRGVDVLADAVKVTLGPKGRNVVIDKSFGAPRITKDGVSVAKEIELEDKFENMGAQMVREVASKTNDVAGDGTTTATVLAQAIVREGAKAVAAGMNPMDLKRGIDLAVAEVVKDLQAKAKKINTSEEVAQVGTISANGEKQIGLDIAEAMQKVGNEGVITVEEAKTAETELEVVEGMQFDRGYLSPYFVTNPEKMVADLEDAFILLHEKKLSNLQSMLPVLEAVVQTGKPLLIIAEDVEGEALATLVVNKLRGGLKIAAVKAPGFGDRRKAMLEDIAILTGGTVISEDLGIKLESVTLDMLGRTKKVSISKENTTIVDGAGAKSDIEGRVAQIKAQIEETTSDYDREKLQERLAKLAGGVAVIRVGGSTEVEVKEKKDRIDDALNATRAAVQEGIVPGGGVALLRSSTKIKAKGENDDQEAGINIVRRALQALVRQIAENAGDEASIVVGKILDKNEDNYGYNAQTGEYGDLIQLGIVDPVKVVRTALQNAASVASLLITTEAMIAELPKKDAPAMPGGMGGMGGMDMM